One window of the Mixophyes fleayi isolate aMixFle1 chromosome 6, aMixFle1.hap1, whole genome shotgun sequence genome contains the following:
- the ATAD5 gene encoding ATPase family AAA domain-containing protein 5 yields the protein MVGVLTMSSPLEDYGIQPCKKQRKAEDPLSKTITNYFSPLSKNAEKMLSSPRTNNIADYFIKSSPATDKECSPRDKIASPDHGARHNYTPATPPTGSSKATGRLRKQAKRTRLIKKLTDLNPKSESDISADDGNKSLAAAVVCSNTGFMGSDTAALLAEICNKAGDLNADNAPELAKPTVVATKKSGTQRNLKRKKDSESEPCVPLNVSVTDPLEPQPTVPHNSSESKSTVIDSSLEVHVDNTTNNHGSLTISFEDYLKSQKEKEQSTSGASSQGVSVHCSDLASGNDCIDLESSRQPSPKMVTVQAQVHLSPPLLNLPNTSKIASIFQKKKDGEVKKKADPSGSECEPTGHLIQKRKSNVVVQEEDLELAVIDVETIQPTKENCTTAERQQFMKAFKQVGEASKNSGKKNLGRKSDLNVITKDGADHQSNQDCTGDPLNKAGNEGNQRGNKAEVESPKKLNRKVKGAKLNVNSKKTKKTSTSQKKTKSKARKLEVTESPIGSNSPVLRRSLRKHKSDTYSKSPERTMSDDPILMSTPKMKSPCKESNIYKAEVLTVPSDTESPIRMRFTRLTRRSGGRLNDSVSDEAFTPGCKKVPASSKKINKAKQILQKAKAIQHSIVKSPRRRSARQQKRVSQDPIIIEETSNTPSSQQKGETNPNLRSLNDVLGKRVKATSIPSGQKKDFKKKVDKPSVIAIYDGSDVSENSQDDELFKAKQEFLQSGLPDSLKRHIAKTTALREAYFLSGSSFQAAIHVQQKDGCPMWNLALPSCPLLTELSALCMDVADVTRLTLSIGDFTCLNSKSVVQRHTGLGAKRPEFSEAIRDFLLEEVRAHNPQFPVRRIFKQFLKKQSDYLALQSTNKSGQKLENCLKETGEVKEANDSSVEDTGNRTKRKRKDFPSTESKRKKPAKNKGDIGEEHDLEPQCIDEEYVSPTRSAKGQLSRASRRKANASAEPDVIIVEEKTAEPVTESVKWEDVLWTEKYQPQHSDDLIGNSVAVKQLHSWLRDWKIRAEKDDRKNQMQKTGKDDNDTWDLGDFRDGEDSDEESLCNTVLITGPPGVGKTAAVYACAQELGFKVFEVNASCQRSGRQILAQLKEATQSHQVDQQGVNAHKPCFFTNYTTGKSPRKLSSPKCVVSSPRKPPASPRGSGLKKSLAPKSLANYFKVAPKQTTEVKKINLDIAKVIQTNSKGKIQDGKLSRILPLATDKGADESQRKSATSLILFEEVDVIFDDDSGFLNAIKTFMSTTKRPVILTTSDPTFGMVFDGVFEEIPFHTPSVVNVASYLQVLCLAENIRTDFKDFLTFLTANECDIRQSVLHLQFWALSGGEGFGEKLLLSPDKTHSAVENVGNSCNNVSTEIAFKDLPRRKFGCAKNMLGLNNIIAPTEGLISFVKGKILETDEWSRILQLLTEFQMRSIDFIFSNLEFLLPLPLQMEEPRITLPCEKTELAPLPDEDSTNDDGDIKVSVQMKRRKKLVLLNDSDLFESDCNSLDDVLLPPDNAVPSEDDVKNSLCMSDTVKHISESAVVKRKLLPADSKSSLLVYRCLDSLAEFADNMSSLDCSTCDASGQADICDRKWTESRLKHGLCDGLRAENRDLWSTQSCGEIRAHIETHSFQKCSSELSKALDSSLELCKKSGKDPTEELTLHVSKTREEVYFGQPAATRNVSESRLSVVKTVLSNRAFIGLGNRQVNITEYLPALRTICRLEKAKEEGKTKRRFLHYLEGIHLELPKATLNSLAADFP from the exons CCATGCAAGAAGCAACGAAAGGCTGAAGATCCTTTAAGCAAAACAATCACTAATTACTTTTCACCATTGTCCAAAAATGCTGAAAAGATGCTATCTTCTCCCAGGACCAACAACATTGCAGACTATTTTATAAAAAGCTCTCCAGCAACTGACAAGGAGTGCTCCCCTAGAGATAAAATAGCCAGCCCTGATCATGGTGCTAGACACAACTATACTCCTGCAACTCCACCCACTGGCTCGTCAAAGGCTACCGGCAGGCTTAGAAAGCAAGCTAAAAGGACTCGTTTAATTAAGAAACTGACTGATTTAAATCCAAAAAGTGAATCTGATATTAGTGCAGATGATGGCAATAAAAGTCTAGCTGCAGCAGTGGTTTGTAGTAACACTGGGTTTATGGGTAGTGATACAGCCGCTTTACTGGCAGAGATTTGTAATAAGGCAGGAGATCTGAATGCTGATAATGCGCCTGAATTGGCAAAACCTACTGTTGTGGCAACCAAAAAATCAGGAACACAGAGAAACCTTAAGAGGAAAAAGGACAGTGAGTCTGAGCCATGCGTGCCTTTGAATGTGTCTGTTACTGATCCCCTGGAACCACAACCTACAGTACCACACAATTCATCAGAAAGCAAGAGCACAGTAATAGATTCAAGCCTTGAGGTTCATGTTGACAATACCACGAACAACCACGGCAGTTTAACTATATCTTTTGAGGATTACTTAAAAAGCCAGAAGGAAAAAGAACAAAGTACTTCAGGGGCAAGTTCCCAAGGTGTCTCAGTGCACTGTTCAGATTTGGCAAGTGGTAATGACTGCATTGACCTGGAATCTTCCCGGCAGCCTTCCCCTAAGATGGTGACTGTTCAAGCTCAAGTACACTTAAGTCCCCCTCTGCTCAATCTACCCAACACATCAAAGATTGCTTCCATCTTCCAGAAGAAAAAAGATGGAGAAGTGAAAAAGAAAGCAGACCCATCTGGCTCAGAATGTGAACCCACTGGCCACTTGATTCAGAAGAGAAAGTCCAATGTGGTTGTGCAGGAGGAGGACCTAGAATTGGCAGTCATTGATGTAGAGACAATTCAACCCACGAAAGAAAACTGCACAACGGCAGAAAGGCAGCAGTTTATGAAAGCTTTCAAACAAGTGGGAGAAGCTTCAAAAAATAGTGGAAAAAAGAACCTTGGGAGAAAATCAGACTTAAATGTAATTACCAAGGATGGAGCTGATCACCAGAGTAATCAGGACTGTACAGGAGATCCACTAAACAAAGCTGGAAATGAAGGAAACCAGAGAGGAAACAAGGCAGAGGTAGAAAGTCCTAAGAAATTAAATCGTAAGGTGAAGGGAGCTAAACTAAATGTAAACTCcaagaaaacaaagaaaacttcCACTAGTCAGAAAAAGACAAAGTCCAAAGCCAGAAAACTTGAGGTAACGGAGTCGCCAATTGGAAGTAACAGTCCAGTTTTAAGGAGAAGTTTGAGGAAGCACAAATCTGATACATACTCCAAATCACCAGAGAGGACTATGTCAGATGATCCTATATTAATGTCCACTCCAAAAATGAAAAGCCCTTGTAAAGAAAGTAACATTTACAAGGCTGAAGTCTTAACTGTGCCTTCTGACACAGAGTCTCCAATCAG AATGAGATTTACACGACTTACTAGGAGAAGCGGTGGGAGACTGAACGACTCTGTGTCTGATGAAGCGTTTACACCTGGATGTAAAAAG GTTCCTGCCAGTTCCAAGAAGATCAACAAAGCTAAACAGATTCTTCAGAAAGCAAAGGCAATCCAGCACAGTATCGTCAAGTCTCCTCGTAGGAGGTCTGCTCGTCAGCAGAAACGTGTATCCCAG GACCCCATTATCATAGAGGAGACAAGTAATACCCCCAGCAGCCAGCAGAAAGGGGAGACTAATCCAAATCTTCGGAGTTTAAATGATGTCTTAGGGAAGAGAGTGAAAGCTACGAGTATTCCTTCAG gtcaaaaaaaagattttaagaaAAAAGTGGACAAACCTAGTGTTATCGCGATTTATGATGG CTCCGATGTGTCTGAAAATTCTCAAGACGATGAGCTGTTTAAAGCAAAACAAGAATTCCTACAGAGCGGCTTACCAGACTCTTTAAAGCGGCACATTGCGAAGACGACTGCGCTGAGGGAAGCATATTTTCTTTCTGGTTCTTCCTTTCAGGCAGCCATTCACGTGCAACAGAAAGATG GCTGTCCAATGTGGAATTTGGCCTTGCCCAGCTGCCCTCTGTTGACTGAGCTCTCAGCGTTATGTATGGATGTTGCAGATGTTACAAGGCTTACCCTTTCTATTGGTGACTTCACCTGCTTAAACTCTAAATCTGTAGTCCAGCGACATACTGGCTTG GGGGCCAAAAGACCAGAGTTTTCGGAAGCCATTAGAGACTTTCTCTTAGAAGAGGTTCGGGCGCATAATCCGCAGTTTCCAGTTAGAAGAATTTTTAAGCAGTTTCTCAAAAAACAGAGCGATTACCTTGCACTTCAAAGCACAAATAAGTCAG GACAAAAACTTGAAAATTGTCTAAAAGAAACAGGTGAGGTTAAAGAAGCCAATGACTCTTCTGTTGAAGATACTGGCAACCGGACGAAGCGGAAAAGGAAAGATTTTCCTAGCACAGAGTCTAAAAGGAAAAAGCCTGCTAAGAATAAAGGAGACATTGGTGAAGAACACGACTTGGAGCCGCAGTGTATAGATGAAGAGTATGTTTCACCAACGCGTTCAGCCAAGGGGCAGCTTTCTAGGGCATCTCGAAGGAAGGCCAATGCTTCTGCTGAGCCTGATGTGATCATTGTTGAAGAGAAAACAGCTGAACCAGTTACAGAGA GTGTGAAATGGGAGGATGTCCTGTGGACGGAAAAATACCAGCCCCAGCATTCTGATGACTTGATAGGAAATTCTGTTGCAGTCAAACAGTTACACAG CTGGCTGAGGGATTGGAAAATCAGGGCAGAGAAGGACGACAGAAAAAATCAGATGCAAAAGACAGGAAAAGATGATAACG ATACCTGGGACCTTGGTGACTTCCGTGACGGTGAGGATAGTGATGAAGAatctctctgtaacactgtgcTCATCACCGGGCCTCCTGGGGTGGGTAAAACCGCGGCTGTCTATGCCTGTGCGCAGGAGCTAGGCTTCAAG GTGTTTGAAGTGAACGCATCATGTCAACGCAGTGGACGTCAGATCCTGGCTCAACTTAAGGAAGCCACACAGTCTCATCAGGTGGATCAGCAGGGAGTCAATGCACACAAGCCATGTTTCTTTACCAACTACACCACTGGCAAGTCTCCAA GGAAACTGAGCTCTCCAAAGTGTGTTGTTTCATCTCCGAGAAAGCCTCCTGCATCACCTAGAGGTTCGGGATTGAAGAAAAGTCTTGCTCCCAAGTCCCTGGCAAACTATTTTAAAGTAGCACCCAAGCAGACAACTGAAGTAAAGAAAATTAACCTGGATATAGCCAAAG TCATCCAAACTAACTCTAAAGGGAAGATTCAAGATGGCAAATTgtcgagaattctaccactggcAACAGATAAAGGAGCAGATGAGTCTCAACGTAAATCTGCTACGTCCCTAATTCTCTTTGAAGAG GTTGATGTGATATTTGATGACGATTCTGGATTTTTAAATGCTATTAAGACGTTCATGAGCACTACAAAGAGGCCAGTAATTCTAACTACAAGTG ATCCCACGTTTGGTATGGTGTTTGATGGAGTATTTGAAGAGATTCCATTTCATACGCCCTCTGTT GTGAATGTTGCAAGCTATCTACAGGTGCTTTGTCTGGCTGAAAACATCAGGACTGACTTTAAGGACTTCCTCACATTTTTGACTGCAAATGAATGTGATATCAGACAAAGTGTTCTGCATCTGCAGTTCTGGGCTCTTAGTGGAGGGGAAGGTTTTggagagaagctgctgctttCCCCTG atAAGACACATTCTGCAGTGGAGAATGTTGGGAATTCTTGCAACAATGTTTCAACTGAGATAGCTTTTAAAGACCTTCCAAGGCGCAAGTTTGGTTGTGCTAAAAACATGTTGGGTCTTAATAATATTATTGCTCCTACCGAAGGCTTAATATCATTTGTAAAG GGTAAAATCCTGGAGACAGATGAATGGAGTCGAATCCTACAGCTGCTCACAGAGTTTCAAATGAGAAGCATAGACTTTATATTCAGCAATCTAGAATTCCTTCTACCCTTACCGCTGCAGATGGAAGAGCCGCGAATAACTCTGCCCTGTGAGAAGACTGAACTGGCCCCACTCCCTGACGAGGACTCTACCAATGACGATGGTGACATAAAGGTGTCTGTACAGATGAAGCGTAGGAAGAAGCTGGTGCTTCTGAATGACAGTGACCTGTTTGAAAGTGACTGTAACTCTCTCGATGATGTACTCTTGCCTCCAGATAATGCAGTTCCAAGTGAAGATGATGTAAAAAACAGCTTATGTATGAGTGATACAGTAAAACATATTTCAGAATCTGCTGTTGTAAAGAGAAAGCTCTTGCCAGCAGACAGCAAGTCTTCTCTCCTGGTGTATCGCTGCTTGGATTCGTTGGCAGAATTTGCAGACAACATGTCTTCTCTAGATTGCTCTACGTGTGACGCATCTGGCCAAGCTGACATATGCGATCGTAAGTGGACAGAAAGCAGATTAAAACATGGTCTTTGTGATGGACTGCGAGCAGAAAACAGGGACTTGTGGAGCACTCAGAGCTGCGGGGAAATCCGAGCCCACATAGAAACGCACTCATTTCAGAAGTGTTCTTCAGAACTTTCAAAAGCTTTGGATTCCTCTCTGGAACTGTGCAAGAAGTCTGGAAAAGATCCAACTGAAGAACTTACCCTGCATGTATCTAAAACTCGAGAAGAGGTGTACTTTGGGCAGCCTGCCGCTACTAGAAA TGTATCGGAGAGCCGGTTATCAGTTGTAAAAACAGTATTATCAAACAGAGCTTTTATCGGCCTGGGGAACAGGCAAGTGAATATAACAGAGTATCTTCCTGCCCTCCGCACTATTTGTCGGTTAGAAAAGGCAAAAGAGGAAGGGAAAACCAAACGAAg ATTTCTACACTATTTAGAGGGAATTCATCTTGAGTTACCAAAAGCAACATTGAACAGTTTGGCAGCTGATTTTCCATAA